In Hydractinia symbiolongicarpus strain clone_291-10 chromosome 4, HSymV2.1, whole genome shotgun sequence, the following proteins share a genomic window:
- the LOC130641826 gene encoding ATP-dependent translocase ABCB1-like isoform X3 codes for MVTRKEHDAKSSNIHEPKNKDKAETWDENVDTANAQVVPDESKEGNKGKDGDEKEKPKPAETVSICSLFRYGDVLDALLMFIALIASMGNGVAQPASFVIFGELIEEFVDFAKDINGTTSIEDTMKDFAVYYVYVAIGMFVCSFLQAALWSVSAVRQIHRIRIHFFQSILRQDIGWFDVNEGGGLTSRLSDDLTKMQSGIGDKVGMTVQALTMFFAGFGLGFSYSWKLTLIILSLTPAIIIGGGITGKVVAAFTSREQTAYAEAGAVAEEVISSIRTVVAFGGQEDEIKRYDQKLIGAEKAGIKKGATMGGSFGFFHIVIFSCYALSFWYGSRMVADEELTSGKLMLVFFCVMIGAAQLGQVSPNFEAVTAARGAAFQVFKICERVPIIDSLAENTGKKVGEVDGNIELSNVHFRYPSRPEVKVLDGFNLLIKKGSTVALVGESGCGKSTIVKLIQRFYDTEEGKVTLDGEDLRELNLKEMRSNIGVVSQEPVLFDMTIAENIRFGARFGATQREVEEAAKNANAHDFIMTLPKGYDTNVGEGGAQLSGGQKQRIAIARALIRDPKILLFDEATSALDTESEAIVQAAMDKASEGRTTVIIAHRLSTVRNASSIVAVKDGKVAEIGTHNELMEKQGVYYQLVLLQTMADELEEEDLTETEKDEILKAKFMRSISAMSSGSEEERNVSVKLSKQLSIRHSMRAKSTVDVKKDSKSEKEEDYKPPPAGIGRIMALNKTEWPYLVVGGFFSAIVGAFPVAFAVILSELLVTFTKPPEQMKEESRKWALGFLALGVVDCVSLFFSAYLFGIAGEILTRRLRRMTFTAILKQEIAFFDHPDNSTGKLTARLATDASNVNGATSSRLNTMIQVVFMLLLALGVAFGYSWKLTLVIIAFAPFLLFAGAAHTKIFTSFAAEEGKRLIHASALANQAIMNIRTVATIGRESYFIEKYTELIEQPYRQSLRKSFVFGVTFGLSSSLMMLANAAAFSLGGKLVQDEEITFDEMFKVVLAAVFGAMIAGQIASFAPDYVAAKVSAARIFNLLDRVPAINAFSTSGSRLEKVDGHIDFESVSFNYPTRPDVNVLQQLSFGIKSGQKVALVGASGCGKSTSVGLLERFYDPFEGTVKIDNHDIKDFNVKWLRSQLGLVSQEPVLFARSIKDNIKYGLDEEIADELVQAAAEKANIHGFISNLPKGYDTMVGEKGTLISGGQKQRIAIARALIRNPKIMLLDEATSALDSESEKIVQEALDVAMEGRTSIIIAHRLSTVQNSDLIVVVQHGKIVEMGTHQELIANKGPYFLLNQAQL; via the exons ATGGTTACTCGCAAAGAACACGATGCAAAAAGTTCAAATATACACGAACCAAAGAACAAAGACAAGGCAGAAACGTGGGACGAAAATGTAGATACCGCCAATGCACAAGTTGTTCCTGACGAATCTAAAGAGGGAAATAAGGG aAAAGATGGTGACGAAAAAGAGAAGCCCAAGCcagcagagacagtttccattTGTTCTCTG TTTCGTTATGGTGACGTACTCGATGCTCTGCTTATGTTTATTGCTCTGATTGCTTCCATGGGAAATGGTGTGGCTCAACCAGCATCTTTTGTAATTTTCGGAGAATTAATTGAAGAGTTTGTTGATTTCGCTAAAGATATAAATGGAACCACCAGTATTGAGGACACAATGAAAGACTTTGCAGTATATTATGTCTACGTAGCTATAGGCATGTTTGTATGCTCCTTTTTGCAAGCAGCATTATGGTCCGTCTCTGCAGTCAGACAAATACACAGAATAcgaattcatttttttcaatcCATTTTGAGGCAGGACATCGGATGGTTTGATGTCAATGAAGGAGGGGGTTTGACATCTCGACTGTCAGA TGACCTTACAAAAATGCAATCTGGTATCGGCGATAAAGTTGGAATGACAGTACAAGCATTAACAATGTTTTTTGCTGGCTTTGGACTTGGGTTTTCTTACAGTTGGAAACTGACACTGATTATTTTGTCACTGACACCAGCTATTATTATTGGAGGTGGAATCACTGGCAAAGTTGTAGCAGCCTTTACTTCCCGTGAACAAACAGCATATGCTGAAGCAGGAGCTGTAGCAGAGGAGGTGATTAGTTCGATACGAACTGTTGTTGCTTTTGGGGGACAAGAAGATGAAATAAAAAG atatgaTCAAAAATTGATAGGAGCGGAAAAGGCTGGAATAAAGAAGGGTGCAACAATGGGCGGATCATTTGGATTTTTtcatattgttattttttcatgttaTGCTTTGTCATTTTG GTATGGATCAAGAATGGTTGCTGATGAGGAACTGACATCTGGCAAACTTATGCTTGTTTTCTTCTGTGTTATGATTGGTGCTGCACAATTGGGACAAGTGTCTCCAAATTTTGAAGCAGTTACAGCAGCTAGGGGCGCAGCATttcaagtttttaaaatatgtgaaaga GTTCCTATAATAGATTCTTTAGCAGAAAATACAGGAAAGAAAGTTGGGGAAGTAGATGGTAACATTGAACTAAGTAATGTTCATTTCCGTTATCCATCTAGACCAGAAGTAAAG GTTCTGGATGGGTTCAATTTGCTTATTAAGAAAGGTTCAACTGTTGCGTTGGTTGGGGAATCTGGTTGCGGAAAGAGCACTATTGTTAAGCTTATTCAAAGATTTTATGACACAGAGGAGGGAAAG GTAACTCTAGATGGAGAAGATTTACGGGAGTTAAATTTAAAAGAGATGCGTTCAAATATTGGTGTTGTCAGTCAAGAACCTGTCTTGTTTGATATGACGATTGCCGAAAACATCAGGTTTGGTGCAAGATTTGGTGCCACTCAGCGTGAAGTGGAAGAGGCAGCTAAAAATGCTAATGCACATGATTTTATCATGACATTGCCTAAA GGTTACGACACAAATGTTGGTGAAGGAGGTGCTCAATTATCTGGTGGTCAGAAGCAAAGAATTGCAATAGCACGAGCGTTAATTCGTGATCCAAAGATATTGCTGTTTGATGAAGCTACTTCAGCTCTTGACACTGAGAGTGAAGCTATTGTACAAGCAGCTATGGATAAG GCTAGCGAAGGACGCACAACTGTTATCATAGCACATAGATTATCTACTGTCCGAAATGCTAGCTCAATCGTGGCTGTAAAAGATGGAAAAGTAGCAGAGATTGGAACGCACAATGAATTAATGGAAAAACAAGGGGTATATTACCAGCTTGTTTTGCTACAAACAATGGCAGACGAATTGGAAGAGGAAGATTTAACCGAAACAGAGAAAG atGAAATTCTTAAAGCTAAATTTATGCGCAGCATTTCTGCTATGTCTAGTGGAAGCGAAGAAGAACGAAATGTTTCCGTCAAACTTTCAAAGCAGTTATCTATAAGACATTCGATGAGAGCAAAATCAACAgtt GATGTGAAGAAAGACTCGAAGAGTGAAAAGGAAGAGGACTATAAACCACCCCCTGCTGGTATAGGGAGAATTATGGCTTTAAATAAAACAGAATGGCCTTATTTAGTTGTGGGTGGCTTTTTCAGTGCTATTGTTGGTGCCTTTCCTGTAGCATTCGCCGTTATACTCAGCGAGCTTCTTGTA acTTTTACAAAACCACCTGAGCAAATGAAAGAGGAGTCACGGAAATGGGCGTTAGGGTTTTTAGCCCTGGGTGTTGTGGATTGCGTATCATTATTTTTCTCT GCTTACCTGTTTGGGATAGCAGGAGAAATTTTAACCCGTCGATTAAGGAGAATGACATTCACAGCGATACTGAAACAG gaaATTGCATTTTTTGACCATCCAGATAACAGTACCGGAAAATTGACAGCGAGACTTGCAACTGATGCATCAAACGTGAATGGA GCTACCAGCAGTCGTTTGAACACGATGATACAAGTTGTATTCATGTTGTTGTTAGCTCTGGGCGTAGCATTCGGTTACAGTTGGAAACTCACCTTAGTGATTATCGCTTTTGCTCCGTTTTTACTGTTTGCTGGTGCAGCTCATACGAAAATTTTCACAAGCTTCGCTGCCGAAGAAGGTAAAAGGCTAATTCATGCGAGTGCTTTGGCTAATCAAGCTATTATGAACATAAGGACTGTCGCTACGATTGGAAGGGAGAGCTACTTTATTGAGAAATATACTGAACTCATTGAGCAACCGTACAG GCAATCTCTTCGAAAGTCTTTTGTTTTTGGCGTTACGTTTGGTTTATCGAGCTCACTTATGATGTTAGCGAATGCTGCTGCATTTTCTCTCGGTGGTAAACTAGTGCAAgatgaagaaataacatttgacGAAATGTTCAA AGTTGTGTTAGCTGCAGTGTTCGGCGCGATGATTGCTGGTCAAATTGCTTCATTTGCTCCTGATTATGTTGCGGCTAAAGTGTCAGCTGCTCGTATCTTTAACCTGCTTGACCGTGTTCCTGCTATCAATGCTTTTAGTACAAGTGGATCTCGTCTA gaGAAAGTTGATGGACACATCGACTTTGAAAGTGTGTCTTTCAACTATCCAACTAGGCCTGACGTCAACGTTCTGCAGCAGTTATCATTTGGAATAAAATCGGGTCAAAAAGTGGCGCTGGTTGGCGCGTCTGGGTGTGGCAAGAGCACCAGTGTTGGATTATTAGAAAGATTCTACGACCCCTTTGAAGGAACAGTTAAAATCGATAATCACGACATCAAAGATTTCAACGTCAAGTGGTTGCGTTCGCAGCTGGGTTTAGTGTCACAAGAACCAGTCTTATTTGCTCGCAGCATAAAAGATAATATTAAATATGGTCTGGACGAGGAGATCGCAGATGAGCTAGTCCAAGCTGCAGCTGAAAAAGCCAATATACACGGTTTTATTTCAAACTTACCAAAG ggtTACGATACAATGGTTGGAGAGAAGGGAACGTTGATTTCAGGCGGTCAGAAGCAACGAATTGCAATTGCCCGCGCGTTGATTAGAAATCCCAAAATAATGTTGCTTGATGAAGCTACTTCAGCCCTAGATTCAGAAAGTGAAAAG ATTGTACAAGAAGCACTTGATGTAGCCATGGAAGGCCGTACATCCATCATTATAGCGCATCGTTTATCAACCGTGCAAAACTCTGATCTTATCGTTGTTGTTCAGCATGGAAAAATTGTTGAAATGGGAACACACCAAGAATTGATAGCTAACAAAGGACCATACTTCTTGCTGAATCAAGCACAGTTGTAA
- the LOC130641826 gene encoding ATP-dependent translocase ABCB1-like isoform X1: MTVDCETRAENSPTSDEQDAEYLHLSDKTLNENVDTVQVEVVPNGSSHEKPKGKDGDEKEKPKPAETVSICSLFRYGDVLDALLMFIALIASMGNGVAQPASFVIFGELIEEFVDFAKDINGTTSIEDTMKDFAVYYVYVAIGMFVCSFLQAALWSVSAVRQIHRIRIHFFQSILRQDIGWFDVNEGGGLTSRLSDDLTKMQSGIGDKVGMTVQALTMFFAGFGLGFSYSWKLTLIILSLTPAIIIGGGITGKVVAAFTSREQTAYAEAGAVAEEVISSIRTVVAFGGQEDEIKRYDQKLIGAEKAGIKKGATMGGSFGFFHIVIFSCYALSFWYGSRMVADEELTSGKLMLVFFCVMIGAAQLGQVSPNFEAVTAARGAAFQVFKICERVPIIDSLAENTGKKVGEVDGNIELSNVHFRYPSRPEVKVLDGFNLLIKKGSTVALVGESGCGKSTIVKLIQRFYDTEEGKVTLDGEDLRELNLKEMRSNIGVVSQEPVLFDMTIAENIRFGARFGATQREVEEAAKNANAHDFIMTLPKGYDTNVGEGGAQLSGGQKQRIAIARALIRDPKILLFDEATSALDTESEAIVQAAMDKASEGRTTVIIAHRLSTVRNASSIVAVKDGKVAEIGTHNELMEKQGVYYQLVLLQTMADELEEEDLTETEKDEILKAKFMRSISAMSSGSEEERNVSVKLSKQLSIRHSMRAKSTVDVKKDSKSEKEEDYKPPPAGIGRIMALNKTEWPYLVVGGFFSAIVGAFPVAFAVILSELLVTFTKPPEQMKEESRKWALGFLALGVVDCVSLFFSAYLFGIAGEILTRRLRRMTFTAILKQEIAFFDHPDNSTGKLTARLATDASNVNGATSSRLNTMIQVVFMLLLALGVAFGYSWKLTLVIIAFAPFLLFAGAAHTKIFTSFAAEEGKRLIHASALANQAIMNIRTVATIGRESYFIEKYTELIEQPYRQSLRKSFVFGVTFGLSSSLMMLANAAAFSLGGKLVQDEEITFDEMFKVVLAAVFGAMIAGQIASFAPDYVAAKVSAARIFNLLDRVPAINAFSTSGSRLEKVDGHIDFESVSFNYPTRPDVNVLQQLSFGIKSGQKVALVGASGCGKSTSVGLLERFYDPFEGTVKIDNHDIKDFNVKWLRSQLGLVSQEPVLFARSIKDNIKYGLDEEIADELVQAAAEKANIHGFISNLPKGYDTMVGEKGTLISGGQKQRIAIARALIRNPKIMLLDEATSALDSESEKIVQEALDVAMEGRTSIIIAHRLSTVQNSDLIVVVQHGKIVEMGTHQELIANKGPYFLLNQAQL, from the exons ATGACTGTTGATTGCGAAACACGTGCAGAAAATTCTCCGACATCTGACGAGCAAGATGCTGAATACCTTCACCTCAGCGACAagacacttaatgaaaatgTAGATACAGTCCAAGTAGAGGTTGTACCTAACGGTTCCAGTCATGAGAAGCCTAAGGG aAAAGATGGTGACGAAAAAGAGAAGCCCAAGCcagcagagacagtttccattTGTTCTCTG TTTCGTTATGGTGACGTACTCGATGCTCTGCTTATGTTTATTGCTCTGATTGCTTCCATGGGAAATGGTGTGGCTCAACCAGCATCTTTTGTAATTTTCGGAGAATTAATTGAAGAGTTTGTTGATTTCGCTAAAGATATAAATGGAACCACCAGTATTGAGGACACAATGAAAGACTTTGCAGTATATTATGTCTACGTAGCTATAGGCATGTTTGTATGCTCCTTTTTGCAAGCAGCATTATGGTCCGTCTCTGCAGTCAGACAAATACACAGAATAcgaattcatttttttcaatcCATTTTGAGGCAGGACATCGGATGGTTTGATGTCAATGAAGGAGGGGGTTTGACATCTCGACTGTCAGA TGACCTTACAAAAATGCAATCTGGTATCGGCGATAAAGTTGGAATGACAGTACAAGCATTAACAATGTTTTTTGCTGGCTTTGGACTTGGGTTTTCTTACAGTTGGAAACTGACACTGATTATTTTGTCACTGACACCAGCTATTATTATTGGAGGTGGAATCACTGGCAAAGTTGTAGCAGCCTTTACTTCCCGTGAACAAACAGCATATGCTGAAGCAGGAGCTGTAGCAGAGGAGGTGATTAGTTCGATACGAACTGTTGTTGCTTTTGGGGGACAAGAAGATGAAATAAAAAG atatgaTCAAAAATTGATAGGAGCGGAAAAGGCTGGAATAAAGAAGGGTGCAACAATGGGCGGATCATTTGGATTTTTtcatattgttattttttcatgttaTGCTTTGTCATTTTG GTATGGATCAAGAATGGTTGCTGATGAGGAACTGACATCTGGCAAACTTATGCTTGTTTTCTTCTGTGTTATGATTGGTGCTGCACAATTGGGACAAGTGTCTCCAAATTTTGAAGCAGTTACAGCAGCTAGGGGCGCAGCATttcaagtttttaaaatatgtgaaaga GTTCCTATAATAGATTCTTTAGCAGAAAATACAGGAAAGAAAGTTGGGGAAGTAGATGGTAACATTGAACTAAGTAATGTTCATTTCCGTTATCCATCTAGACCAGAAGTAAAG GTTCTGGATGGGTTCAATTTGCTTATTAAGAAAGGTTCAACTGTTGCGTTGGTTGGGGAATCTGGTTGCGGAAAGAGCACTATTGTTAAGCTTATTCAAAGATTTTATGACACAGAGGAGGGAAAG GTAACTCTAGATGGAGAAGATTTACGGGAGTTAAATTTAAAAGAGATGCGTTCAAATATTGGTGTTGTCAGTCAAGAACCTGTCTTGTTTGATATGACGATTGCCGAAAACATCAGGTTTGGTGCAAGATTTGGTGCCACTCAGCGTGAAGTGGAAGAGGCAGCTAAAAATGCTAATGCACATGATTTTATCATGACATTGCCTAAA GGTTACGACACAAATGTTGGTGAAGGAGGTGCTCAATTATCTGGTGGTCAGAAGCAAAGAATTGCAATAGCACGAGCGTTAATTCGTGATCCAAAGATATTGCTGTTTGATGAAGCTACTTCAGCTCTTGACACTGAGAGTGAAGCTATTGTACAAGCAGCTATGGATAAG GCTAGCGAAGGACGCACAACTGTTATCATAGCACATAGATTATCTACTGTCCGAAATGCTAGCTCAATCGTGGCTGTAAAAGATGGAAAAGTAGCAGAGATTGGAACGCACAATGAATTAATGGAAAAACAAGGGGTATATTACCAGCTTGTTTTGCTACAAACAATGGCAGACGAATTGGAAGAGGAAGATTTAACCGAAACAGAGAAAG atGAAATTCTTAAAGCTAAATTTATGCGCAGCATTTCTGCTATGTCTAGTGGAAGCGAAGAAGAACGAAATGTTTCCGTCAAACTTTCAAAGCAGTTATCTATAAGACATTCGATGAGAGCAAAATCAACAgtt GATGTGAAGAAAGACTCGAAGAGTGAAAAGGAAGAGGACTATAAACCACCCCCTGCTGGTATAGGGAGAATTATGGCTTTAAATAAAACAGAATGGCCTTATTTAGTTGTGGGTGGCTTTTTCAGTGCTATTGTTGGTGCCTTTCCTGTAGCATTCGCCGTTATACTCAGCGAGCTTCTTGTA acTTTTACAAAACCACCTGAGCAAATGAAAGAGGAGTCACGGAAATGGGCGTTAGGGTTTTTAGCCCTGGGTGTTGTGGATTGCGTATCATTATTTTTCTCT GCTTACCTGTTTGGGATAGCAGGAGAAATTTTAACCCGTCGATTAAGGAGAATGACATTCACAGCGATACTGAAACAG gaaATTGCATTTTTTGACCATCCAGATAACAGTACCGGAAAATTGACAGCGAGACTTGCAACTGATGCATCAAACGTGAATGGA GCTACCAGCAGTCGTTTGAACACGATGATACAAGTTGTATTCATGTTGTTGTTAGCTCTGGGCGTAGCATTCGGTTACAGTTGGAAACTCACCTTAGTGATTATCGCTTTTGCTCCGTTTTTACTGTTTGCTGGTGCAGCTCATACGAAAATTTTCACAAGCTTCGCTGCCGAAGAAGGTAAAAGGCTAATTCATGCGAGTGCTTTGGCTAATCAAGCTATTATGAACATAAGGACTGTCGCTACGATTGGAAGGGAGAGCTACTTTATTGAGAAATATACTGAACTCATTGAGCAACCGTACAG GCAATCTCTTCGAAAGTCTTTTGTTTTTGGCGTTACGTTTGGTTTATCGAGCTCACTTATGATGTTAGCGAATGCTGCTGCATTTTCTCTCGGTGGTAAACTAGTGCAAgatgaagaaataacatttgacGAAATGTTCAA AGTTGTGTTAGCTGCAGTGTTCGGCGCGATGATTGCTGGTCAAATTGCTTCATTTGCTCCTGATTATGTTGCGGCTAAAGTGTCAGCTGCTCGTATCTTTAACCTGCTTGACCGTGTTCCTGCTATCAATGCTTTTAGTACAAGTGGATCTCGTCTA gaGAAAGTTGATGGACACATCGACTTTGAAAGTGTGTCTTTCAACTATCCAACTAGGCCTGACGTCAACGTTCTGCAGCAGTTATCATTTGGAATAAAATCGGGTCAAAAAGTGGCGCTGGTTGGCGCGTCTGGGTGTGGCAAGAGCACCAGTGTTGGATTATTAGAAAGATTCTACGACCCCTTTGAAGGAACAGTTAAAATCGATAATCACGACATCAAAGATTTCAACGTCAAGTGGTTGCGTTCGCAGCTGGGTTTAGTGTCACAAGAACCAGTCTTATTTGCTCGCAGCATAAAAGATAATATTAAATATGGTCTGGACGAGGAGATCGCAGATGAGCTAGTCCAAGCTGCAGCTGAAAAAGCCAATATACACGGTTTTATTTCAAACTTACCAAAG ggtTACGATACAATGGTTGGAGAGAAGGGAACGTTGATTTCAGGCGGTCAGAAGCAACGAATTGCAATTGCCCGCGCGTTGATTAGAAATCCCAAAATAATGTTGCTTGATGAAGCTACTTCAGCCCTAGATTCAGAAAGTGAAAAG ATTGTACAAGAAGCACTTGATGTAGCCATGGAAGGCCGTACATCCATCATTATAGCGCATCGTTTATCAACCGTGCAAAACTCTGATCTTATCGTTGTTGTTCAGCATGGAAAAATTGTTGAAATGGGAACACACCAAGAATTGATAGCTAACAAAGGACCATACTTCTTGCTGAATCAAGCACAGTTGTAA